In one window of Festucalex cinctus isolate MCC-2025b chromosome 14, RoL_Fcin_1.0, whole genome shotgun sequence DNA:
- the napba gene encoding N-ethylmaleimide-sensitive factor attachment protein, beta a: MDNTGKEKEAMQLMAEADKKVKASGSFLGGMFGGNHKVEDACEMYARAANMFKMAKNWSAAGNAFCQAARLHMQLQNKLDSATSFVDAGNAYKKADPQEAINCLNQAIDIYTDMGRFTIAAKHHITIAEIYEAELVDIEKAIAHYEQAADYYKGEESNSSANKCLLKVGHYSAQLEQYQKAIEIYEQVAMSTMDNPLLKYNAKEYFFKASLCHFIVDELNAKLAIEKYEEMFPAFSDSRELKLLKKLLEAHEEQNSEAFTEAVKEFDSVSRLDQWLTTMLLRIKKTIQGDAGDLK, from the exons ATGGACAACACGGGCAAAGAGAAGGAGGCCATGCAGCTCATGGCCGAAGCCGACAAGAAGGTCAAAGCGTCCGGCTCGTTTCTCGGCGGAATGTTCGG TGGAAACCACAAGGTGGAGGATGCCTGCGAGATGTACGCTCGAGCGGCCAACATGTTCAAGATGGCAAAGAACTGGAgcg CTGCCGGCAACGCCTTCTGCCAGGCCGCCCGGCTCCACATGCAGCTTCAAAACAAACTCGACTCGGCCACCAGCTTCGTGGATGCGGGCAACGCTTACAAGAAGGCCGACCCACAGG aGGCCATCAACTGTCTAAATCAAGCCATCGACATCTACACCGACATG GGTCGCTTCACCATCGCAGCCAAACATCACATCACCATCGCGGAGATCTACGAGGCGGAGCTGGTCGACATCGAGAAG GCCATCGCCCACTACGAGCAGGCGGCAGACTACTACAAAGGGGAGGAGTCAAACAG CTCGGCCAACAAGTGTCTGCTGAAGGTGGGACACTACAGCGCACAGCTGGAGCAGTACCAGAAGGCCATCGAGATCTATGAACAG GTGGCCATGAGCACCATGGACAATCCGCTGTTGAAGTACAACGCCAAAGAGTATTTCTTCAAGGCTTCGCTGTGTCACTTCATCGTGGACGAGCTCAACGCCAAG TTGGCCATCGAGAAGTATGAGGAAATGTTCCCCGCGTTCTCCGATTCAAGAGAGCTCAAACTCTTAAAG AAACTCCTGGAGGCCCACGAGGAGCAGAACAGCGAAGCGTTCACCGAGGCCGTCAAGGAGTTTGACTCGGTGTCCCGCCTGGACCAGTGGCTCACCACCATGCTGCTGCGCATCAAGAAGACCATCCAGGGCGACGCCGGCGACCTGAAATAG